One window from the genome of Oceanispirochaeta sp. M1 encodes:
- a CDS encoding 3'-5' exonuclease, with protein sequence MKYHYLDTDSKLSDYLDSLKTREIERVSVDLEGEFNLHCYGEHLCLVQIFDGEEYALIDPMKVRITLIRDFFENPDISKIMYDCSGDRTLLFRKYGIAVKNIEDLLPASELLDLEKRNLAFVLTKFLSVEPKAKKKFQQYNWMRRPIQADALEYALDDVRYLFDLKIELLKEVAALNLLDEYEENNRLAQTREILLNPIPGVLKKNRFKKMPQECRDLFKKLFECREEYAERLNMPPNSVVSNENVFRLSQGEMRLNHLHFHGRVPGRNREALLQDFSEIMGED encoded by the coding sequence ATGAAATATCACTATCTCGATACCGACAGTAAACTCTCCGATTATCTGGATTCCTTAAAGACCCGCGAAATTGAGAGGGTTTCAGTTGACCTGGAAGGGGAGTTTAATCTCCATTGTTACGGTGAGCATCTCTGCCTTGTGCAGATTTTTGACGGAGAGGAATATGCACTGATTGATCCTATGAAAGTCAGGATCACACTTATTCGTGATTTCTTTGAGAATCCTGATATCAGTAAGATCATGTATGACTGCTCTGGAGACAGGACACTCCTTTTTAGAAAATATGGAATTGCGGTAAAGAATATTGAAGATCTTCTGCCTGCATCAGAGCTCCTTGATCTTGAAAAAAGAAATCTTGCCTTTGTACTGACAAAATTTCTATCAGTAGAGCCCAAGGCCAAGAAAAAATTCCAGCAGTATAACTGGATGCGCAGGCCTATTCAGGCAGATGCCCTGGAATATGCTTTGGATGATGTAAGGTATCTTTTTGATCTTAAAATTGAATTGCTTAAAGAAGTGGCCGCCCTGAATCTCCTGGACGAATATGAAGAGAATAACCGTCTGGCTCAGACAAGGGAAATATTATTGAATCCAATTCCGGGAGTTCTGAAGAAAAACCGGTTTAAGAAAATGCCTCAGGAGTGCCGGGATCTGTTTAAAAAGTTGTTTGAATGCCGTGAGGAGTATGCAGAGCGTCTTAACATGCCTCCCAACTCCGTTGTATCCAATGAGAATGTTTTTAGACTGTCACAGGGCGAGATGAGACTTAATCATCTGCATTTTCATGGAAGGGTTCCCGGCCGCAACAGGGAAGCACTGCTTCAGGATTTTTCTGAAATCATGGGTGAAGATTGA
- a CDS encoding MATE family efflux transporter: protein MKSVLKKVIILGIPLLFGQLTHYFLQIADSAMLGHYGEESLELAAIGVAGLFTWILLTCLWPMSIGVQSIAARRYGKQDHDDETSRHFTGEALDNGIITSLYAALVALIISFSAPFVLNHLLDTPEIIELALQYIKIMRFSLIPTGLYFILQGFFAAVNRTKYVMYSGLISNLLNILLNWVFIFGKLGLPAMGIRGAALGTVLSYTVSFLFLAGIILFKGYKKKYRLFHFDHFLTGMQKDIVKVALPPALQNIIALSIFMVYQTFIENYSTVYLAATHSVFAYFRLNKTLISGFARSASILAGNALGRKDKAEAQSIITASGIVAGAVALFVAVFTLFFRNQIAYIFTNDPDTIEAIAKALSFFIPFFFFEALGYSFEMVFTGNGYGKWVLFSESLTNFTFILGTSLLAYRLFPDDIRYIWFSFGLYQIGHASLMIFGFLRKKWLHIEVDRMAEA, encoded by the coding sequence ATGAAATCAGTATTAAAGAAAGTCATCATACTGGGAATTCCACTCCTGTTCGGACAGTTGACCCATTACTTTCTTCAGATTGCCGACTCTGCCATGCTTGGACACTACGGTGAGGAGAGTCTTGAGCTTGCCGCAATAGGTGTTGCCGGTCTTTTTACCTGGATATTACTTACATGCCTCTGGCCTATGTCTATAGGAGTGCAGTCCATTGCTGCACGGCGTTATGGAAAACAGGACCATGATGATGAGACGAGCAGACATTTTACCGGTGAAGCCCTGGATAACGGGATTATCACCTCTCTATATGCGGCGTTGGTTGCACTGATAATCAGTTTTTCAGCACCCTTTGTGCTTAATCATCTTCTGGATACTCCCGAGATCATCGAGCTGGCCCTTCAATACATAAAGATCATGCGTTTCTCACTGATTCCAACGGGACTCTACTTTATTCTTCAGGGATTTTTCGCTGCGGTGAACCGGACCAAATATGTGATGTACTCCGGCCTGATCAGCAACCTTCTGAATATTCTGCTGAACTGGGTCTTTATTTTCGGGAAGCTGGGATTGCCTGCCATGGGTATCCGTGGAGCGGCCCTGGGTACGGTACTTTCTTATACTGTCTCTTTTCTATTTCTTGCGGGAATTATCCTCTTTAAAGGGTATAAGAAAAAATATCGACTTTTCCATTTTGATCATTTTCTAACAGGGATGCAGAAGGATATTGTTAAGGTTGCACTTCCTCCAGCACTGCAGAACATAATAGCCCTCTCCATATTTATGGTTTATCAGACTTTTATAGAGAATTATTCAACCGTTTATCTGGCTGCTACCCATAGTGTATTTGCCTATTTCAGACTGAATAAGACACTCATAAGCGGTTTTGCCCGTTCAGCATCCATACTGGCCGGTAATGCACTTGGAAGAAAGGATAAGGCAGAGGCTCAAAGTATAATTACAGCAAGCGGCATTGTTGCAGGAGCCGTAGCTCTTTTTGTCGCCGTTTTTACACTCTTCTTCAGAAACCAGATTGCTTATATATTTACAAATGATCCGGATACTATCGAGGCAATTGCAAAGGCTCTCAGCTTCTTTATTCCATTCTTCTTTTTCGAAGCTCTGGGTTATTCATTTGAGATGGTATTCACGGGTAACGGTTATGGAAAATGGGTCCTTTTCAGTGAATCATTAACTAATTTTACCTTTATACTGGGAACATCACTCCTGGCCTATAGGCTTTTCCCTGATGATATTCGCTATATATGGTTCAGTTTCGGTTTGTATCAAATAGGTCATGCCTCTCTGATGATATTTGGATTTTTAAGAAAAAAATGGCTTCATATTGAAGTAGACAGGATGGCAGAAGCATGA
- the ald gene encoding alanine dehydrogenase codes for MKIGTVKEIKNHEYRVGLTPSSAKSYISHGHEVYIQTNAGTEAGYPDESYIAEGVKVLETAKDVFDMVDMIVKVKEPQPSEYPMFKKGQILYTYLHLAADKALTEGLLISGIKGIAYETMELPDRSLPCLKPMSEIAGRLSVQEGAKYLEKAFGGRGVLLGGVPGVRRGKIAILGGGVVGTNACKMAVGMGADVTILDISAKRLEYLDDIFGGRITTLYSTPHNIEEVLKESDVVIGAVLIPGAKAPKLVKREHLKLMKPGAVLVDVAVDQGGCFETTHPTTHEAPTFIIDGVVHYCVANMPGSVSVTSTEALNSVTIPYGLQIADKGLEKACIENRTIKLGLNVYEGMCVYKEVADDLGIEYTDVDTVLK; via the coding sequence TTGAAAATAGGAACAGTAAAAGAGATTAAAAATCATGAATACAGAGTAGGTCTTACACCATCAAGTGCTAAATCCTACATAAGCCATGGACATGAGGTCTATATACAGACCAATGCCGGTACAGAAGCCGGTTACCCCGATGAGTCATACATTGCTGAGGGTGTTAAAGTCCTGGAAACTGCAAAAGATGTATTTGATATGGTTGATATGATTGTGAAGGTAAAGGAACCTCAGCCTTCTGAATATCCTATGTTCAAAAAAGGCCAGATCCTCTATACCTACCTTCACCTTGCTGCAGATAAGGCATTGACAGAAGGTCTTCTTATTTCAGGAATCAAAGGAATCGCATATGAGACAATGGAGCTTCCTGATAGAAGTCTTCCCTGTCTGAAACCCATGAGTGAGATCGCAGGACGTCTGAGTGTTCAGGAAGGTGCAAAATATCTTGAAAAAGCATTCGGCGGAAGGGGAGTGCTCCTCGGTGGAGTTCCCGGTGTAAGAAGAGGAAAGATTGCCATCCTCGGTGGCGGAGTTGTCGGAACCAATGCCTGTAAAATGGCCGTAGGTATGGGTGCTGATGTTACAATTCTGGATATTTCCGCCAAACGTCTGGAGTATCTTGACGATATCTTCGGTGGAAGAATCACTACTCTCTACAGTACTCCCCATAATATTGAAGAAGTACTGAAAGAAAGTGATGTTGTTATCGGTGCGGTTCTTATTCCCGGTGCCAAGGCTCCCAAGCTTGTAAAACGTGAGCACCTCAAGTTGATGAAACCCGGTGCCGTACTCGTAGACGTTGCTGTTGACCAGGGCGGATGTTTTGAAACAACCCATCCTACAACCCATGAAGCCCCCACCTTTATCATTGACGGTGTGGTTCATTACTGTGTTGCCAATATGCCCGGTTCCGTTTCTGTTACATCAACAGAAGCATTAAACAGTGTAACTATCCCTTACGGACTGCAGATTGCGGATAAGGGTCTTGAGAAAGCCTGTATTGAAAATAGAACCATAAAACTTGGTCTGAATGTGTATGAAGGGATGTGTGTATACAAAGAAGTTGCCGATGATCTCGGTATCGAGTATACAGATGTTGATACAGTGCTGAAATAA
- a CDS encoding HD domain-containing phosphohydrolase yields MAMRLRIGSKLLFFKLVALFVLFGILVGYMSFISSTALETFELYSSFHKELNSQLIDLMHSEEPDILYKAFVEEPQLGAELIQNLETLIPENQSENIHLALYGRYPASEKWILLESVNKPEIELSISTEIVTVLNNTLDSTSFYKPEIYYGQSGHRYFYINMTNERDKLSYIFEISLEREGLTKYIESDKNTLITFTSMILLFSLILGSLFARSITKPMKELTDRALDLAKGDMGIRFHSKRLDDIGTLARSLDIMSLNLNHRFNSMHTMNKIDRAVLSSVSRNELLEEVAGFISEQFSDTAVAVLEHKEEGLVIAALVPEREHTIGRLIFHSDLPEELVDITETKLLDLQVIGDKNPGTILLFPEEIRKKKGVFIPILHNERTLATFAITLNEVSDQDKEALEMLSDQVGVALQSKIEMEQREEMTQGTLIALTRSVDAKSRWTAGHTERVARLSVALAKELGMSSNEIETIRITALLHDIGKLGIPEVILDKPGKLTEKEFDLIKNHPEKGDNIIKDIPGMEEVRQGVRHHHERWDGSGYPDKLKGEKIPRIARIMILADVYDAISEDRPYRKGFTPEEAYKFLAEQRGSLFDPELLDSFLTVLSSTESPL; encoded by the coding sequence ATGGCTATGAGATTACGTATAGGTTCCAAACTATTATTTTTTAAGCTGGTTGCACTGTTTGTGCTCTTCGGCATACTTGTGGGCTATATGTCATTTATATCCAGCACAGCTTTAGAAACCTTTGAACTTTATAGCTCCTTTCATAAAGAACTCAACTCCCAACTCATTGATTTGATGCATTCGGAAGAACCCGATATCCTCTATAAGGCGTTTGTAGAGGAACCACAGCTTGGGGCTGAATTGATACAAAACCTGGAAACCCTGATACCTGAAAATCAATCAGAGAATATACATCTGGCTCTATACGGCCGGTATCCAGCCAGTGAAAAATGGATTCTTCTAGAGTCTGTAAACAAACCTGAAATAGAATTATCCATATCTACTGAAATTGTTACGGTTCTGAATAATACGCTGGACAGTACATCATTCTATAAACCTGAAATCTACTATGGTCAGAGTGGTCATAGATACTTTTATATTAATATGACCAATGAAAGAGACAAACTGAGTTATATCTTTGAAATAAGCCTTGAAAGAGAGGGACTTACTAAATATATAGAGAGTGATAAAAACACATTAATAACCTTCACCTCAATGATCCTTTTATTTTCATTGATTCTGGGTTCCCTTTTTGCCAGGTCAATTACAAAACCCATGAAAGAACTGACTGACAGAGCTCTTGATCTTGCTAAAGGAGATATGGGAATCCGCTTCCATTCAAAGAGGTTGGATGATATAGGGACACTAGCCCGCTCTCTGGACATAATGAGCCTCAATCTGAATCATCGTTTTAATTCCATGCATACAATGAACAAGATTGACAGAGCAGTACTCTCCTCGGTATCAAGGAATGAACTCCTCGAAGAGGTTGCCGGATTTATATCTGAGCAGTTTAGCGATACAGCAGTAGCAGTCCTTGAACATAAAGAAGAAGGTCTGGTAATAGCTGCACTTGTCCCCGAAAGAGAACATACAATCGGACGCCTGATATTCCATTCAGACCTGCCGGAAGAATTAGTAGACATAACTGAAACCAAATTACTTGATCTTCAAGTCATTGGAGACAAGAACCCTGGTACTATCCTTCTGTTTCCAGAAGAGATACGCAAGAAAAAAGGTGTGTTTATTCCCATTCTCCACAACGAAAGGACTTTAGCCACTTTTGCCATAACCCTGAATGAGGTCAGTGATCAGGATAAGGAAGCTCTTGAAATGCTCTCGGATCAGGTTGGAGTGGCACTCCAAAGCAAGATTGAGATGGAACAGAGAGAAGAGATGACCCAGGGAACCCTGATTGCCCTGACAAGAAGTGTGGATGCAAAATCCCGTTGGACTGCAGGTCATACCGAACGTGTTGCCCGCCTCTCTGTTGCCCTTGCCAAAGAACTTGGTATGAGCAGCAATGAGATTGAGACCATCCGTATAACGGCCCTTCTCCATGATATTGGAAAACTGGGAATCCCCGAAGTAATTCTGGATAAACCCGGCAAACTGACTGAAAAAGAGTTTGATCTTATAAAAAACCACCCCGAAAAGGGAGACAATATAATCAAGGATATTCCGGGAATGGAAGAGGTCCGTCAGGGAGTCAGGCATCACCATGAGCGATGGGACGGATCAGGATATCCTGACAAACTAAAGGGAGAGAAGATTCCCAGGATTGCCAGAATCATGATTCTGGCTGATGTTTATGATGCCATCTCGGAAGACCGGCCCTACCGTAAGGGTTTCACTCCTGAAGAAGCCTATAAGTTTCTTGCAGAACAGAGGGGATCATTGTTTGATCCGGAGCTTCTTGATTCATTTTTAACAGTCCTCTCATCGACAGAATCTCCACTCTGA
- a CDS encoding DMT family transporter: protein MDNPTINRQRNAFIALTASVLLWGGSFSAASRLLQDLDPMTVMWLRMTLASLAILPFIKKLAPPAGWRSEWKILLPMVLFQPCLYFLLESNALRFTSSSQAGVISAFVPLLVALGAWLFLKEKLKLRGILGLLMSITGIVFLTLMNSSSESADKIILGNIMEVGAMVAAASNMLIIKKLSDRYNPWTLTMMQCFAGFLFFSPGLLMLIQDMPQFTTKHVLLLLYLGAPVSLGAFGLYNWGMSHTSASGASLFINLIPVVAVVLGWALLGESLTLVQCIASAAVLLGVVISQSGDSVDERTVKNESRSSGSNNDPLCSARNL, encoded by the coding sequence ATGGATAATCCCACGATTAACAGACAACGTAATGCATTTATAGCACTCACAGCTTCGGTACTTCTCTGGGGCGGCTCGTTCAGTGCTGCCAGCCGTCTGCTTCAGGATCTTGATCCAATGACTGTAATGTGGCTGAGAATGACTTTGGCCTCTCTGGCCATTCTCCCGTTTATTAAAAAACTGGCACCTCCAGCCGGATGGAGAAGTGAATGGAAAATCCTTTTACCCATGGTTCTTTTTCAGCCATGTCTATATTTTCTCCTTGAAAGCAACGCCCTTCGATTTACCAGCTCATCTCAGGCAGGAGTTATCTCAGCATTTGTTCCTCTACTTGTCGCCCTGGGGGCATGGCTCTTCTTAAAAGAGAAGCTGAAACTGCGTGGTATTCTCGGTCTGCTCATGTCTATAACAGGGATTGTTTTTTTAACTCTTATGAATAGCAGCAGCGAGTCGGCTGATAAGATTATACTCGGAAATATTATGGAAGTAGGCGCCATGGTGGCTGCTGCTTCCAATATGCTGATAATTAAAAAACTGTCTGATCGCTATAATCCATGGACTCTGACTATGATGCAGTGTTTTGCAGGATTTCTTTTCTTCTCACCAGGGCTCCTTATGCTTATTCAGGATATGCCCCAGTTCACAACAAAACATGTTCTTCTGCTTCTTTATCTGGGAGCCCCTGTGAGTCTCGGAGCCTTTGGTCTGTATAACTGGGGGATGAGTCATACAAGTGCTTCGGGGGCATCACTTTTTATCAATCTGATTCCGGTTGTGGCGGTTGTCCTGGGTTGGGCCTTACTGGGGGAATCACTGACTCTTGTGCAGTGTATTGCTTCGGCTGCGGTACTTCTGGGAGTTGTAATAAGTCAGAGTGGAGATTCTGTCGATGAGAGGACTGTTAAAAATGAATCAAGAAGCTCCGGATCAAACAATGATCCCCTCTGTTCTGCAAGAAACTTATAG
- a CDS encoding IS110 family transposase has translation MKMSIGVDLHKTQFTVCFLGEKRQMVESGIFSTNKSGYDDFLKKAKEYSESGYVLQAAVESTGNARYFRNKLLVAGIDVVVVNTLKFKVVNESVKKTDKHDAKTLAEFLEKEMLPESVLCSQESEDLRRVLKTRSLLVKTTVSVKNQVHGLLLGYGIESKRGQLQSKKERQRILNGLEDHECFGNAAKAVVPLFDTIDQLYAQVKKLEIVIEELVLEDKDVELLMTIPGVGIITASTIRAYMDDINRYDSPKKFASYIGLAPWVQNSNETIHHGHITKRGPVELRTAMVQSVLGMVRSSKTTGNYRIMSKYRVMKKVKGSGQSIIATARKMSTIVYMILKTREPFDPLRMVPDKRYMEMQAAAWNVVKAG, from the coding sequence ATGAAGATGAGTATTGGAGTGGATCTACACAAGACACAGTTTACTGTCTGCTTTCTTGGAGAGAAAAGGCAAATGGTTGAATCAGGGATCTTTTCTACTAATAAATCTGGATACGATGATTTTCTAAAGAAGGCAAAAGAGTATTCAGAATCTGGTTATGTATTACAGGCAGCAGTAGAGAGCACAGGAAATGCCAGATACTTCCGAAACAAGTTATTGGTGGCCGGAATTGACGTGGTAGTTGTAAATACATTGAAATTTAAAGTTGTTAATGAATCTGTAAAGAAGACAGACAAGCATGATGCCAAAACACTGGCAGAATTTCTTGAGAAAGAGATGCTTCCTGAGTCTGTTTTATGCTCACAGGAGAGTGAAGATCTAAGAAGAGTTTTAAAGACTCGATCTTTGCTGGTAAAAACAACAGTAAGTGTGAAGAATCAGGTTCATGGTCTTTTACTAGGATATGGGATCGAGAGCAAACGAGGGCAGCTGCAAAGTAAAAAAGAAAGGCAGCGAATCCTTAACGGTCTCGAGGACCATGAATGTTTCGGAAACGCTGCCAAAGCGGTTGTACCACTATTTGATACGATAGATCAGCTTTACGCTCAGGTCAAGAAACTTGAGATAGTTATTGAAGAACTGGTCTTAGAAGATAAGGATGTGGAGTTATTGATGACAATTCCTGGAGTTGGAATTATCACCGCATCAACGATTCGAGCTTATATGGATGATATCAATCGTTATGATAGCCCTAAAAAGTTTGCATCGTATATTGGATTGGCTCCTTGGGTTCAGAACTCGAATGAGACGATCCATCATGGGCATATTACGAAGAGAGGTCCTGTAGAGCTTAGGACAGCAATGGTGCAAAGTGTACTTGGAATGGTTCGGAGTAGTAAAACAACCGGTAATTATAGGATCATGAGTAAGTACCGTGTCATGAAGAAAGTGAAAGGTAGTGGCCAGAGTATCATCGCTACAGCCCGGAAGATGAGTACCATTGTTTATATGATATTAAAAACAAGAGAACCATTTGATCCATTAAGGATGGTTCCGGATAAACGATATATGGAAATGCAAGCGGCTGCATGGAATGTCGTGAAAGCTGGTTAA
- a CDS encoding TolC family protein, producing MYKRISGLIILLCVTAVYIQAMDLTVDEAVEIALEQNLELQSTYIGQRTLEREKNSNWNEFLPDASVSAGLGKTNTQDAGYPEYWNLSLGFNTSLDLSADTYFQIKDTIMDYQKGLITQDIAVQKLKRDVRKAFYYIILIRETIDVNIDMIDTAFKRYERAKVNYELGNIAYVEVLSYQVAWENMKPQLINLENSYETSLWEFKRLLGIDLEENIVIVGEIESDIQIFDSENIISEYMYDRLEVQYFSKLVEQIRVKKGMAAAQTMTPVLGLGYSWNSMMDDPFGDEIDNPEWNDNSGSMNMSLTLPLDGFIPNSQKNLYVKKYKDQLERAELTLENQVRGNAIDIQSVVLLLNKSASTIDSLELNVDLAQENYNLVDSSYTEGILDFLDVQNADDELNKAKLMVVDEKYNYISALMDLQYIINNDELK from the coding sequence ATGTATAAACGAATTTCAGGACTAATAATTTTATTATGCGTCACAGCAGTTTATATCCAGGCCATGGATCTGACTGTTGATGAAGCTGTTGAGATAGCCCTTGAACAGAATCTTGAACTGCAATCAACTTATATAGGTCAGAGAACTCTTGAAAGAGAGAAGAACTCAAACTGGAATGAATTTCTCCCTGATGCCAGCGTTTCTGCCGGTCTGGGAAAAACAAATACACAGGATGCCGGATATCCGGAATATTGGAACCTGTCCCTGGGCTTTAACACTTCTCTTGACTTATCAGCAGACACTTACTTTCAGATCAAAGATACGATCATGGATTATCAGAAAGGACTGATCACTCAGGATATTGCAGTTCAAAAACTAAAAAGAGATGTACGCAAGGCTTTTTACTACATCATACTGATCAGAGAAACCATCGATGTGAATATCGATATGATTGATACTGCCTTTAAAAGATATGAAAGAGCTAAGGTAAACTACGAGCTTGGTAATATTGCTTATGTAGAGGTTCTCTCCTATCAGGTTGCCTGGGAAAATATGAAACCCCAACTGATCAACCTGGAGAATTCCTATGAAACATCCTTATGGGAATTTAAAAGATTGCTGGGAATTGATCTTGAAGAAAATATTGTCATTGTTGGTGAGATAGAAAGTGATATTCAGATTTTTGACTCGGAAAACATAATTTCAGAATACATGTATGACAGGCTGGAAGTTCAATACTTTTCAAAACTAGTTGAACAGATCAGGGTAAAAAAAGGAATGGCAGCAGCCCAGACCATGACACCAGTGCTTGGACTGGGGTATTCATGGAATTCTATGATGGATGATCCATTTGGAGATGAGATTGACAATCCTGAGTGGAATGATAACTCAGGCAGCATGAACATGAGCCTGACTCTGCCATTGGATGGATTTATCCCTAATTCCCAAAAAAATCTGTATGTAAAGAAATATAAGGATCAGCTGGAGAGAGCAGAACTGACTCTTGAGAATCAGGTAAGAGGAAATGCTATCGATATACAGTCAGTTGTTCTTCTTCTCAATAAATCAGCCAGTACCATCGATTCATTGGAACTCAATGTCGATTTAGCTCAGGAAAACTATAACCTGGTAGACAGTTCCTACACAGAAGGGATTCTCGATTTCCTGGATGTACAGAATGCTGATGATGAATTAAACAAAGCAAAACTGATGGTTGTAGATGAAAAATACAACTACATATCCGCCCTTATGGATCTTCAATACATAATCAACAACGATGAACTTAAGTAG
- a CDS encoding efflux RND transporter periplasmic adaptor subunit, giving the protein MSKKKLKRVIIVLAVTIGLIIIAQIIKATQKEPEIVLPVRPVKVMELSLNEGDFTRTYPGVVKASQIVELTFEVNGRINEMPVVEGETVEEGDLIARLDPTDYVNRRDAARAQYDTAQSNLDRSKSLYERDMISQVELETRQATFDVNMADFNIAQKAVDDTYIYAPFAGVISARYVDLHEQVQSQQAIMTLEDLTDIDVTINIPEKTVRHFNKYRVNVFAIFDQDKEKQYVLKVKEFSSAPDPQTKTYKATLTMERPEGFNVFPGMAVKVLLDGELKAEIPEDVFIIPASAFFSNPAGETLVWVINESGMTVSSRKVETSTMIDGYIEVKTGLESGEIIAIAGVSQLMEDQKIRYYNQ; this is encoded by the coding sequence ATGTCCAAAAAGAAACTAAAGAGGGTAATAATTGTACTGGCAGTAACCATAGGCCTGATTATTATTGCTCAAATTATAAAAGCAACTCAGAAAGAACCTGAAATTGTTCTCCCTGTAAGGCCGGTTAAGGTCATGGAGCTTTCTTTAAATGAGGGAGATTTTACAAGAACCTATCCAGGTGTAGTAAAAGCCTCTCAGATTGTTGAACTTACCTTTGAAGTCAATGGCCGAATCAATGAAATGCCCGTAGTAGAGGGTGAAACTGTTGAGGAAGGCGATCTCATAGCACGGCTGGATCCCACAGATTATGTAAACCGGCGGGATGCTGCAAGAGCTCAGTACGATACGGCTCAGAGTAACCTGGATCGTTCCAAGTCTCTTTATGAGAGAGATATGATTTCACAGGTAGAGCTGGAAACCCGTCAGGCCACATTTGATGTGAATATGGCCGACTTTAATATTGCCCAGAAGGCTGTTGATGATACATATATCTATGCCCCTTTTGCAGGTGTGATTTCGGCTCGTTATGTTGATCTTCATGAACAGGTCCAGAGTCAACAGGCAATTATGACCCTTGAAGATCTCACAGATATTGATGTAACCATCAATATTCCAGAAAAAACAGTCAGACATTTCAACAAATATAGAGTAAATGTCTTTGCCATTTTTGATCAGGATAAGGAAAAGCAATATGTTCTGAAAGTTAAGGAATTCAGTTCTGCTCCGGACCCCCAGACAAAAACTTACAAGGCAACATTAACAATGGAACGTCCTGAGGGATTCAACGTATTCCCGGGAATGGCAGTAAAGGTACTCTTGGATGGCGAGCTGAAAGCTGAAATCCCCGAAGATGTTTTTATTATTCCTGCCAGCGCCTTCTTTTCAAATCCTGCAGGAGAAACACTTGTCTGGGTCATAAATGAAAGTGGCATGACAGTAAGCTCCAGAAAAGTCGAAACAAGCACCATGATTGACGGTTACATTGAAGTTAAAACCGGATTGGAAAGTGGAGAGATTATCGCCATTGCCGGTGTGAGTCAGCTTATGGAAGATCAGAAAATCCGGTACTACAACCAATAG